One region of Vigna angularis cultivar LongXiaoDou No.4 chromosome 10, ASM1680809v1, whole genome shotgun sequence genomic DNA includes:
- the LOC108319199 gene encoding protein RGF1 INDUCIBLE TRANSCRIPTION FACTOR 1 → MAIENHDTTVREIKPKNRRIMGAGGPDDEDNRWPPWLKPLLKESFFVQCKLHADSHKSECNMYCLDCMNGPLCSLCLAHHKDHRAIQIRRSSYHDVIRVSEIQKVLDITGVQTYIINSARVVFLNERPQPRPGKGVTNTCEVCERSLLDSYRFCSLGCKIVGTSKNPQKKKKQSTAMTSDSEDSYSSNSVHGLQKNCKVQSFTPSTPPPTSVNYRTAKRRKGIPHRAPMGGLIIEY, encoded by the exons ATGGCTATTGAAAACCATGACACCACTGTCAGAGAAATCAAGCCCAAGAACCGGAGAATCATG GGTGCTGGAGGTCCCGATGATGAGGACAATAGATGGCCACCATGGTTGAAGCCACTGCTCAAAGAGAGCTTCTTTGTTCAATGCAAGTTACATGCTGATTCTCACAAGAGTGAATGCAACATGTATTGCTTGGACTGTATGAACGGCCCTCTCTGCTCTCTCTGCCTCGCCCACCACAAGGATCACCGTGCAATCCAG ATTAGGAGGTCCTCATACCATGATGTGATCAGGGTTTCTGAGATTCAGAAGGTGTTGGACATCACTGGTGTCCAAACCTACATTATCAACAGCGCAAGGGTGGTGTTTTTGAACGAGAGGCCTCAGCCAAGGCCAGGAAAAGGGGTCACAAACACATGTGAAGTCTGCGAGCGAAGCCTTCTTGATTCTTACCGCTTCTGTTCTCTTGGTTGCAAG ATTGTTGGGACATCTAAGAACccacagaagaagaagaagcagtcAACGGCAATGACATCAGATTCTGAGGATTCATACAGTAGCAACAGCGTCCATGGCCTGCAGAAAAACTGCAAAGTTCAGAGCTTCACACCGTCCACTCCACCTCCAACTTCGGTTAATTACAGAACTGCCAAGAGAAGAAAGGGAATACCGCACCGAGCCCCAATGGGGGGACTAATCATAGAGTATTAG